The following are from one region of the Noviherbaspirillum sedimenti genome:
- the trxA gene encoding thioredoxin TrxA, with amino-acid sequence MSDNIKYISDASFEADVLKSDKPVLVDFWAEWCGPCKMIAPILEEVAKEYDGKIQIAKMDVDANQAVPAKFGIRGIPTLILFKNGEPAAQKVGAMAKGQLTAFIDSNI; translated from the coding sequence ATGAGCGATAATATCAAATACATTTCCGATGCCTCCTTTGAAGCGGACGTCCTGAAGTCCGACAAACCTGTCCTGGTCGATTTCTGGGCCGAATGGTGCGGTCCCTGCAAGATGATCGCGCCGATCCTGGAAGAAGTCGCCAAGGAATACGATGGCAAGATCCAGATCGCCAAGATGGATGTCGATGCCAACCAGGCTGTGCCGGCCAAGTTCGGCATCCGCGGCATCCCGACCCTGATCCTGTTCAAGAACGGCGAGCCGGCCGCGCAAAAAGTTGGCGCAATGGCGAAGGGCCAGCTGACCGCCTTCATCGACAGCAATATCTGA